One Nicotiana tomentosiformis chromosome 4, ASM39032v3, whole genome shotgun sequence genomic window carries:
- the LOC104106468 gene encoding heavy metal-associated isoprenylated plant protein 7-like isoform X3, with protein MGEEKKEEEKKVEEKKEEEKKEDEAPQEIVLKVDMHCEACARKVARSLKGFQGVEEVTADCKASKVVVKGKNADPLKVFERVKKKSGRKVELISPLPKPTEDKKDEKKEEPPKEEKKEEPPPVITVKLSVQMHCDACAQALQKRIRKIQGVESVTTDLGNNQVVVKGVVDPEKLVSDVYKRTGKQAIVVKEEEKKEEEKKEEEKKEKEEEKKGNDQEESKGEDDKTTTEIKKSEYLHPKDYIYMEYANYPPQIFSDENPHACSVM; from the exons ATGGGTGAG gagaaaaaagaagaagagaagaaggtagaagaaaagaaagaagaagaaaagaaagaagatgaGGCTCCTCAAGAGATTGTGCTCAAAGTTGATATGCATTGTGAAGCTTGTGCCAGAAAAGTTGCCAGATCCCTCAAAGGTTTCCAAG GAGTGGAGGAAGTAACGGCGGATTGTAAGGCGAGTAAAGTGGTGGTGAAAGGCAAGAATGCAGATCCTCTCAAAGTGTTCGAAAGAGTTAAAAAGAAAAGTGGTCGAAAAGTGGAACTTATTTCACCTTTGCCTAAGCCAACAGAAGATAAAAAAGATGAAAAGAAAGAGGAGCCGcccaaagaagagaagaaagaagaG CCTCCGCCGGTCATAACGGTTAAGTTGAGCGTTCAGATGCATTGTGATGCATGTGCTCAGGCATTGCAGAAACGAATTCGGAAAATTCAAG GAGTTGAATCTGTTACGACAGATCTTGGAAACAATCAAGTTGTAGTAAAAGGAGTCGTTGATCCAGAAAAGTTAGTGAGTGACGTGTACAAGAGAACCGGGAAGCAAGCTATAGTAGTGAAGGAGGAAGAGAAGAAggaagaagagaagaaagaggaagagaaaaaggagaaagaagaagaaaagaaaggaaatgaTCAAGAAGAAAGCAAAGGAGAAGATGATAAAACAACAACAGAAATCAAGAAAAGTGAATATTTGCATCCAAAGGACTATATCTATATGGAGTATGCTAATTATCCCCCTCAGATTTTCAGTGATGAAAATCCTCATGCTTGCTCTGTCATGTAA
- the LOC104106468 gene encoding heavy metal-associated isoprenylated plant protein 7-like isoform X1 has product MGEENKGEEKKEEKKEEEKKVEEKKEEEKKEDEAPQEIVLKVDMHCEACARKVARSLKGFQGVEEVTADCKASKVVVKGKNADPLKVFERVKKKSGRKVELISPLPKPTEDKKDEKKEEPPKEEKKEEPPPVITVKLSVQMHCDACAQALQKRIRKIQGVESVTTDLGNNQVVVKGVVDPEKLVSDVYKRTGKQAIVVKEEEKKEEEKKEEEKKEKEEEKKGNDQEESKGEDDKTTTEIKKSEYLHPKDYIYMEYANYPPQIFSDENPHACSVM; this is encoded by the exons ATGGGTGAG GAGAACAAAGGGGAGGAGAAAAAGgaggagaaaaaagaagaagagaagaaggtagaagaaaagaaagaagaagaaaagaaagaagatgaGGCTCCTCAAGAGATTGTGCTCAAAGTTGATATGCATTGTGAAGCTTGTGCCAGAAAAGTTGCCAGATCCCTCAAAGGTTTCCAAG GAGTGGAGGAAGTAACGGCGGATTGTAAGGCGAGTAAAGTGGTGGTGAAAGGCAAGAATGCAGATCCTCTCAAAGTGTTCGAAAGAGTTAAAAAGAAAAGTGGTCGAAAAGTGGAACTTATTTCACCTTTGCCTAAGCCAACAGAAGATAAAAAAGATGAAAAGAAAGAGGAGCCGcccaaagaagagaagaaagaagaG CCTCCGCCGGTCATAACGGTTAAGTTGAGCGTTCAGATGCATTGTGATGCATGTGCTCAGGCATTGCAGAAACGAATTCGGAAAATTCAAG GAGTTGAATCTGTTACGACAGATCTTGGAAACAATCAAGTTGTAGTAAAAGGAGTCGTTGATCCAGAAAAGTTAGTGAGTGACGTGTACAAGAGAACCGGGAAGCAAGCTATAGTAGTGAAGGAGGAAGAGAAGAAggaagaagagaagaaagaggaagagaaaaaggagaaagaagaagaaaagaaaggaaatgaTCAAGAAGAAAGCAAAGGAGAAGATGATAAAACAACAACAGAAATCAAGAAAAGTGAATATTTGCATCCAAAGGACTATATCTATATGGAGTATGCTAATTATCCCCCTCAGATTTTCAGTGATGAAAATCCTCATGCTTGCTCTGTCATGTAA
- the LOC104106468 gene encoding heavy metal-associated isoprenylated plant protein 7-like isoform X2 — protein MGEEKKEEKKEEEKKVEEKKEEEKKEDEAPQEIVLKVDMHCEACARKVARSLKGFQGVEEVTADCKASKVVVKGKNADPLKVFERVKKKSGRKVELISPLPKPTEDKKDEKKEEPPKEEKKEEPPPVITVKLSVQMHCDACAQALQKRIRKIQGVESVTTDLGNNQVVVKGVVDPEKLVSDVYKRTGKQAIVVKEEEKKEEEKKEEEKKEKEEEKKGNDQEESKGEDDKTTTEIKKSEYLHPKDYIYMEYANYPPQIFSDENPHACSVM, from the exons ATGGGTGAG GAGAAAAAGgaggagaaaaaagaagaagagaagaaggtagaagaaaagaaagaagaagaaaagaaagaagatgaGGCTCCTCAAGAGATTGTGCTCAAAGTTGATATGCATTGTGAAGCTTGTGCCAGAAAAGTTGCCAGATCCCTCAAAGGTTTCCAAG GAGTGGAGGAAGTAACGGCGGATTGTAAGGCGAGTAAAGTGGTGGTGAAAGGCAAGAATGCAGATCCTCTCAAAGTGTTCGAAAGAGTTAAAAAGAAAAGTGGTCGAAAAGTGGAACTTATTTCACCTTTGCCTAAGCCAACAGAAGATAAAAAAGATGAAAAGAAAGAGGAGCCGcccaaagaagagaagaaagaagaG CCTCCGCCGGTCATAACGGTTAAGTTGAGCGTTCAGATGCATTGTGATGCATGTGCTCAGGCATTGCAGAAACGAATTCGGAAAATTCAAG GAGTTGAATCTGTTACGACAGATCTTGGAAACAATCAAGTTGTAGTAAAAGGAGTCGTTGATCCAGAAAAGTTAGTGAGTGACGTGTACAAGAGAACCGGGAAGCAAGCTATAGTAGTGAAGGAGGAAGAGAAGAAggaagaagagaagaaagaggaagagaaaaaggagaaagaagaagaaaagaaaggaaatgaTCAAGAAGAAAGCAAAGGAGAAGATGATAAAACAACAACAGAAATCAAGAAAAGTGAATATTTGCATCCAAAGGACTATATCTATATGGAGTATGCTAATTATCCCCCTCAGATTTTCAGTGATGAAAATCCTCATGCTTGCTCTGTCATGTAA